One stretch of Schlesneria sp. DSM 10557 DNA includes these proteins:
- the glgP gene encoding alpha-glucan family phosphorylase: protein MALSQTCQLSLYEKLDALARNLWWCWQPEVVSIFRDIDPVRWADLDHNPIVFLREFTPEQLENRGREVVLHSRVNYAYRRWQEYMSSKHTWGDTHAGVLGHNPIAYFSAEFGIHESLPNYSGGLGVLAGDHLKSASDLGVPLVAVGLFYQEGYFSQQIDATGWQREVYPYVQSSRLAIKPAKTPDGNHVLVQVETRNGPIYAQVWQVDVGRVKLFLLDCNVEQNTPEDRKLTARLYGGDQRIRIRQELVLGIGGTRALTAMGYEPCALHMNEGHSAFAPLEFIRMRMVNDGYSFDDALLMTAWRCCFTTHTPVPAGHDRFDWGLFEEHLGPIADQLGIGPGGLVGLGRVDPNNPNETFCMTVLAFKCSRRANAVSNLHGVVSRRMWTGLWPNRSEEEIPIGHITNGVHVSSWLAPQMRNLYDRVLPLEWHVRSGEPEVWAGFENVTPGELWETHQSLKNRLIQFARNRMLRRAERLGLPDSEKQEMSTLLDPEALTIGFARRFAPYKRADLVLRDVETLGKIICDSAHPVQFIFAGKSHPADDYGKAILQRIFQLTQDPAFKGKIVLLEDYDINLARHLVQGVDVWLNNPRRPLEASGTSGQKVVLNGGLNCSILDGWWAEAYDGQNGFAIGNGHTHVDDSIQDDRDAKSLTRVLLDQVIPLYFDRNQEDGLPEEWIARMKRSVRTLGWRFNADRMVMDYVNHAYIPAAGGVSCSMARMS, encoded by the coding sequence ATGGCTCTGTCGCAAACTTGTCAGCTCAGTTTGTATGAAAAGCTGGACGCGCTCGCTCGCAATCTGTGGTGGTGCTGGCAACCGGAAGTCGTTTCCATCTTCCGTGACATCGATCCCGTCCGCTGGGCTGACCTGGACCATAACCCGATCGTGTTTCTGCGCGAGTTCACACCCGAGCAACTCGAGAACCGGGGCCGCGAAGTCGTCCTGCATTCTCGCGTGAACTATGCCTACCGCCGCTGGCAGGAATACATGTCGTCCAAGCATACCTGGGGTGACACACATGCCGGCGTACTGGGGCATAACCCGATTGCGTATTTCTCGGCTGAGTTCGGTATTCACGAATCGCTGCCGAACTACTCGGGCGGTCTGGGTGTTCTGGCAGGGGATCATCTGAAGAGTGCCTCCGACCTGGGAGTTCCTCTCGTCGCAGTTGGACTCTTCTATCAGGAAGGCTATTTCTCTCAGCAGATCGATGCGACAGGTTGGCAGCGTGAGGTCTATCCTTACGTGCAGAGCAGTCGTCTGGCGATCAAGCCGGCCAAGACACCTGACGGAAACCATGTGCTGGTTCAGGTGGAAACGCGTAATGGCCCGATCTACGCCCAGGTCTGGCAGGTCGACGTCGGTCGGGTCAAGTTGTTCCTGCTGGACTGCAATGTCGAGCAGAACACTCCGGAAGATCGCAAGCTCACCGCACGGCTTTATGGTGGGGATCAACGGATTCGAATTCGCCAGGAACTGGTCCTCGGAATCGGGGGAACCCGCGCACTGACGGCGATGGGGTACGAACCGTGTGCCCTTCACATGAACGAAGGACATTCGGCGTTCGCTCCGCTGGAATTCATCCGCATGCGAATGGTCAATGACGGTTATTCGTTTGACGATGCCCTGCTCATGACGGCCTGGCGCTGCTGCTTCACCACTCACACTCCCGTCCCTGCCGGTCATGACCGCTTCGACTGGGGTTTGTTTGAAGAGCATCTCGGTCCCATCGCCGACCAGTTGGGAATCGGACCTGGCGGGCTGGTGGGGCTTGGACGTGTCGATCCCAACAATCCGAACGAAACGTTCTGCATGACGGTTCTGGCATTCAAGTGCAGCCGTCGCGCCAATGCCGTATCGAACCTGCACGGCGTCGTCAGTCGCCGGATGTGGACGGGTCTGTGGCCCAACCGCAGCGAAGAAGAAATTCCGATCGGTCACATTACCAACGGGGTCCACGTTTCGAGCTGGCTGGCCCCGCAGATGCGAAACCTGTACGACCGAGTGCTGCCGCTGGAATGGCACGTTCGTTCCGGTGAGCCTGAAGTTTGGGCGGGGTTTGAGAATGTGACCCCCGGTGAACTGTGGGAAACCCATCAGTCGCTCAAGAACCGTTTGATCCAGTTCGCACGAAATCGCATGTTGCGACGGGCGGAACGTCTTGGTCTTCCTGATTCGGAAAAGCAGGAAATGTCGACGTTGCTGGATCCGGAAGCGTTGACGATCGGCTTCGCTCGTCGGTTCGCTCCGTATAAACGAGCGGACCTTGTCTTGAGGGACGTGGAAACCCTTGGAAAGATCATTTGCGATTCCGCTCATCCGGTGCAGTTCATCTTTGCGGGTAAATCTCACCCGGCTGATGACTACGGTAAGGCCATTCTTCAGCGGATTTTCCAGTTGACGCAAGACCCTGCCTTCAAGGGCAAGATCGTGTTGCTGGAGGATTACGACATCAACCTGGCGCGTCATCTTGTTCAAGGTGTCGACGTCTGGCTGAACAATCCTCGTCGTCCGCTGGAAGCATCGGGGACGAGTGGTCAGAAGGTCGTATTGAACGGTGGTCTCAACTGCTCGATCCTTGACGGCTGGTGGGCCGAAGCGTACGACGGTCAGAACGGGTTCGCCATCGGCAACGGTCATACACATGTTGATGATTCGATTCAGGATGATCGCGATGCAAAGTCGTTGACCCGAGTATTGCTGGATCAGGTGATCCCGCTCTACTTCGACCGGAATCAGGAAGATGGATTGCCCGAGGAATGGATTGCCCGCATGAAGCGGTCGGTTCGAACTCTGGGATGGCGATTTAATGCCGACCGCATGGTGATGGACTACGTCAATCACGCCTACATTCCCGCGGCCGGCGGTGTCTCGTGCAGTATGGCACGGATGTCGTAG
- a CDS encoding DUF1501 domain-containing protein — protein MNPLATSSLEALAHVTRRHFLGSGSLGLGGLALSSLLGHSLEGASSAEEPFAPTASHYPARVKNVILLSLSGGPSHLDLFDYKPELSKRDGQDCPASLTEGKPFAFTSGTPKLLGTPQKFAQYGQSGAWVSAAMPNVAAIADELTFIKSLHTDQFNHGPAELLLLTGIPRTAGRPSIGSWVTYGLGSESQDVPGFIVFTSGGSLPSSGKAGWGSGFLPSVYQGVQCRTGGDPVLYLSDPEGMDRSLRRQSLDALNDLNRIHARQLKQAETATRIAQYEMAFRMQAVVPELMDLSQEPAGLLEDYGAQPGAASFANNCLLARRLVEKGVRFVQLSDWGWDFHGTNPNEDLRDNLVKRCTLMDRPVAALIRDLKNRGLLDETLVIWIGEFGRTPFREGRTAAGPYVGRDHHPFSNTMFMAGGGLKQGYTLGATDELGFNVVENPVHIHDIQATILHLLGLDHTKLTYRFQGRDYRLTDVGGKVVQEVLA, from the coding sequence ATGAATCCACTCGCGACGTCTTCGCTCGAGGCTCTCGCCCATGTCACTCGCCGGCATTTTCTCGGAAGTGGATCCCTGGGGCTGGGGGGATTGGCGCTGAGCTCATTGCTCGGACATTCCCTCGAAGGGGCCTCATCCGCCGAAGAACCGTTCGCACCGACAGCGTCTCATTACCCGGCCCGGGTCAAGAACGTCATCCTGCTCAGCCTGTCAGGAGGACCATCGCACTTAGATCTCTTCGACTATAAGCCCGAGCTGTCGAAGCGCGACGGTCAGGACTGTCCGGCATCTCTGACAGAAGGAAAACCCTTCGCCTTCACGAGTGGCACCCCTAAGCTGCTGGGGACACCCCAAAAGTTTGCTCAGTACGGGCAGTCTGGTGCGTGGGTCTCGGCGGCAATGCCGAACGTGGCAGCGATTGCCGATGAACTGACCTTCATCAAATCGCTGCACACGGACCAGTTTAATCATGGCCCGGCGGAACTCTTGCTGCTGACGGGCATCCCACGCACGGCCGGTCGACCCTCAATCGGTTCATGGGTCACCTATGGACTGGGCTCTGAAAGTCAGGATGTCCCGGGGTTCATCGTCTTTACCTCCGGGGGATCACTCCCCAGTTCCGGAAAAGCCGGCTGGGGAAGCGGGTTTCTCCCTTCGGTCTATCAAGGGGTTCAATGTCGTACCGGAGGGGATCCGGTCCTTTATCTTTCGGACCCGGAAGGGATGGATCGTTCCCTCCGACGACAGAGCCTCGACGCGCTTAACGATCTGAATCGAATCCACGCCCGGCAACTTAAACAGGCCGAAACCGCGACCCGAATTGCTCAATACGAAATGGCATTTCGAATGCAGGCGGTCGTTCCAGAGCTGATGGATCTTTCACAGGAACCGGCGGGGTTGCTGGAAGATTATGGAGCACAGCCGGGTGCAGCTAGCTTCGCCAATAACTGCCTGCTCGCACGCCGCCTCGTCGAAAAGGGAGTTCGGTTTGTCCAACTCTCGGACTGGGGTTGGGACTTCCATGGGACGAATCCCAACGAAGACCTGCGTGATAATCTTGTGAAACGGTGCACGCTGATGGATCGTCCGGTCGCGGCACTCATCCGGGACCTGAAGAATCGCGGCCTGCTGGACGAGACGCTGGTCATCTGGATCGGTGAATTCGGACGGACACCGTTCCGCGAAGGACGAACGGCCGCCGGGCCCTACGTCGGACGGGATCACCATCCGTTCTCGAACACCATGTTCATGGCGGGAGGAGGTCTGAAGCAAGGCTATACGCTTGGCGCCACGGACGAGTTGGGATTCAACGTGGTAGAAAACCCCGTCCATATCCACGACATCCAGGCAACGATCCTGCATTTACTGGGTCTGGACCATACAAAACTGACATACCGCTTTCAGGGACGGGATTACCGACTGACCGATGTCGGTGGAAAGGTCGTCCAGGAAGTGCTGGCGTGA
- a CDS encoding PSD1 and planctomycete cytochrome C domain-containing protein yields MKLATATTHLIFGSTFLFLNSANTVTGGDSPPRKVDFSRDVRPLLSRHCFQCHGPDEQARQADLRLDERSDATGELPSGTRAIVPGDPAASSLIERITTPDASRVMPPPEIGKPLSPADIEILRQWIQQEAEYARHWAYIPPLRSPLPVKSTSERQDNPSQNEIDAFVFSRLHQEGLAPAGPTEPELLLRRVSLDLTGLPPSLEEANQFQADDRPDAYERAVDRILASPLYGERWGAMWLDLARYGDSQGYIHDPPRSIWRWRDWLIEALNANLPYDRFTIEMLAGDLLPDATDSQRIATGFHRNTTNNTEGGSNAEEYRHASVVDRVNTTMQVWMGTTFGCAQCHTHKYDPFSHKEYYEVFAVFNSTEDNNSEPPLLEIAHVGREKERDRNRQILAEARKRHEEQTVLTDSKEPDWEQSVDRATLPADLMEVITRSTEQRSEEQQRKLRDHHRTTVPEWMASQAALAAAQGELDKVETTTPVFKEGAERPTYVAIRGEFQNRGEQVRPGVPAVLHPLPPGTKLDRLRFAEWLMDSANPLTGRVTVNRLWQELFGIGLVESSEEFGNQGEPPSHPELLDWLATEMIRTGWDTKNMLRRIVSSAAYRQSSYVSDELALRDPNNRLIGRGPRVRLPAETVRDQALFVAGLLSPKLYGPPVHPPQPVNGLAAAFGQSTDWETSRGEDRHRRALYTRWRRNLPYPSMITFDAPERSVCSLRRTRTNTPLQALVTLNDQVYVEAAQALARRIMTEGGDTTASRAAYGLRLVLTRSPAEQETNRLVQLHQTVHATLGTDLAKATPLATKPLGPLPEASDTIEAATWTVVGNVLLNLDEFLSKP; encoded by the coding sequence ATGAAGCTGGCGACTGCGACGACTCACCTGATTTTCGGATCGACCTTCCTCTTCCTGAATTCCGCGAACACCGTTACCGGGGGGGACTCGCCCCCTCGCAAAGTAGACTTTTCGCGAGACGTACGGCCGCTCCTTTCCCGGCACTGCTTTCAGTGTCATGGCCCCGACGAACAGGCTCGTCAAGCAGACCTGCGGCTTGACGAGCGTTCTGATGCAACCGGTGAACTTCCCAGCGGGACCCGAGCCATCGTTCCGGGCGACCCCGCTGCCAGTAGTCTGATCGAGCGGATCACGACCCCGGATGCCTCGCGGGTCATGCCTCCCCCTGAGATCGGCAAGCCCCTCTCCCCTGCAGACATCGAGATCCTGCGTCAATGGATCCAGCAGGAGGCCGAGTACGCCCGCCACTGGGCCTACATTCCTCCGCTTCGCTCACCCCTTCCTGTCAAATCGACTTCCGAACGGCAGGACAATCCTTCGCAGAACGAAATCGATGCCTTCGTTTTCAGCCGACTGCATCAGGAAGGACTTGCTCCCGCCGGTCCCACCGAACCGGAACTGCTCCTGCGCCGTGTTTCGCTCGACTTGACCGGACTACCCCCCTCTCTGGAAGAAGCCAACCAGTTCCAGGCCGATGATCGGCCGGATGCCTATGAACGAGCGGTCGATCGGATTCTGGCGAGTCCCCTCTACGGCGAACGGTGGGGGGCCATGTGGCTGGACTTGGCACGCTACGGCGATTCACAGGGATACATCCATGACCCGCCACGATCCATCTGGCGCTGGCGCGACTGGCTGATCGAAGCACTGAATGCCAACCTGCCCTATGACCGCTTCACGATTGAGATGCTCGCCGGCGACCTGCTGCCCGATGCAACCGATTCCCAACGCATCGCCACGGGCTTTCATCGAAATACGACGAACAATACCGAAGGGGGGTCTAACGCCGAAGAGTATCGACATGCCTCGGTCGTCGATCGGGTCAATACGACCATGCAGGTCTGGATGGGAACGACGTTCGGCTGCGCCCAATGTCACACCCACAAGTACGATCCGTTCTCGCACAAGGAGTATTACGAGGTCTTCGCGGTCTTCAATTCGACCGAAGACAACAACAGCGAACCGCCCCTCCTTGAAATCGCACATGTCGGCCGTGAGAAAGAACGTGACCGTAATCGCCAGATCTTGGCAGAAGCCCGGAAACGTCATGAGGAACAGACGGTCCTCACCGATTCGAAAGAGCCAGACTGGGAGCAATCCGTCGATCGTGCCACGCTGCCTGCCGACCTAATGGAGGTGATCACCCGCAGCACAGAACAGCGTTCCGAGGAACAGCAAAGGAAACTGCGTGACCACCATCGAACCACGGTCCCCGAATGGATGGCCAGCCAGGCCGCACTGGCGGCAGCGCAGGGAGAACTCGACAAGGTCGAGACCACGACACCGGTTTTCAAGGAAGGAGCCGAGCGTCCCACCTACGTCGCCATTCGGGGTGAATTCCAGAACCGGGGCGAACAGGTCCGGCCCGGGGTTCCCGCCGTGCTGCATCCCCTTCCCCCCGGAACGAAGCTGGATCGGCTGAGATTTGCGGAGTGGCTAATGGATTCCGCAAACCCGCTGACTGGTCGCGTGACGGTGAATCGGCTCTGGCAGGAACTGTTCGGAATTGGACTGGTCGAATCCAGCGAAGAATTCGGCAATCAGGGGGAACCTCCGTCGCACCCTGAACTGCTCGACTGGCTGGCCACCGAAATGATTCGAACCGGCTGGGATACCAAGAACATGCTGCGGAGGATCGTCTCCTCGGCTGCTTACCGACAGTCCTCGTACGTCAGCGATGAACTGGCCCTTCGTGATCCGAACAACCGTTTGATCGGTCGAGGTCCCCGCGTCCGCCTCCCGGCAGAGACCGTGCGAGATCAGGCCTTGTTCGTCGCCGGATTGCTCAGTCCGAAATTGTATGGGCCACCCGTTCATCCTCCGCAGCCTGTCAACGGACTGGCAGCGGCCTTCGGGCAAAGCACCGACTGGGAAACGAGTCGCGGCGAAGACCGGCACCGACGTGCTCTCTACACCCGCTGGCGGCGAAACCTTCCCTACCCGTCGATGATCACCTTCGATGCTCCAGAAAGAAGCGTCTGCAGCCTGCGACGAACTCGCACTAATACTCCCTTGCAGGCGCTCGTGACGCTGAACGATCAGGTCTACGTCGAAGCGGCTCAGGCACTGGCTCGCCGAATCATGACGGAAGGGGGCGACACCACAGCCAGCCGCGCGGCCTACGGGCTGCGACTGGTTCTCACCCGATCCCCGGCCGAACAGGAAACGAACCGGCTGGTCCAACTTCATCAGACAGTCCATGCGACGTTAGGGACCGATCTGGCGAAGGCCACTCCTCTGGCGACCAAGCCGCTAGGTCCGCTGCCTGAGGCGTCGGACACCATCGAGGCTGCCACCTGGACGGTCGTCGGCAATGTCCTGCTGAACCTGGACGAGTTCCTGTCGAAACCTTGA
- a CDS encoding phosphoadenylyl-sulfate reductase: protein MARLTQSDLNELNQSFEQDSAIDLLRWTKEIFGDRVAALSAMQRAGSVVCHMIGQQKVNIPVLFVDTGVNFQETLETRDRIAKDYHLNVITLKPEQTMEEQTAQYGILYLTPEGQKQCCAMRKTQPLLQAKGQYDCLVGSLRRAEGGRRGNIPILSIDTEMNCVRINILANFTDEQLEEYLVEHNVVVNPLHSQGFTTIGCNRCTTPVLPNEPKRAGRWRHLGTWSAYCEINPTDRKGGLSKAIDLPQDLIDRLLGTKTDFAI, encoded by the coding sequence ATGGCGAGACTTACGCAGAGCGACCTGAATGAACTCAATCAGTCTTTTGAACAAGATTCTGCCATCGATCTGCTTCGCTGGACAAAAGAGATCTTCGGAGATCGAGTCGCAGCACTCTCGGCCATGCAGCGCGCGGGAAGTGTCGTCTGTCACATGATCGGACAGCAGAAAGTCAACATTCCCGTCCTGTTCGTGGACACGGGTGTCAACTTCCAGGAAACACTCGAGACGCGAGACCGGATCGCGAAAGACTATCACCTGAATGTCATCACGCTGAAACCTGAACAGACGATGGAAGAGCAGACCGCGCAGTACGGGATTCTCTACCTGACCCCCGAAGGCCAGAAGCAGTGCTGCGCGATGCGCAAGACTCAACCGCTCCTCCAGGCCAAAGGGCAGTACGATTGTCTCGTCGGCAGTCTGCGCCGTGCGGAAGGGGGCCGGCGGGGCAACATCCCGATCCTTTCGATCGATACCGAGATGAACTGCGTCCGGATCAACATTCTCGCCAACTTCACCGATGAGCAGCTCGAAGAATACCTGGTCGAACACAACGTCGTGGTGAACCCGCTGCACTCGCAAGGCTTTACCACGATCGGATGTAATCGCTGCACGACTCCCGTCCTGCCGAATGAACCCAAGCGGGCAGGACGTTGGCGGCACTTGGGAACCTGGTCGGCCTACTGCGAAATCAACCCGACGGACCGAAAGGGAGGACTCTCGAAAGCGATTGACCTTCCCCAGGATCTGATCGACCGCCTGCTCGGCACAAAGACAGACTTCGCAATCTAG
- a CDS encoding dipeptidase, translating into MSPMRLRTVPTLVLLLIVASSSLPLRGLTSVVWGDERPRVVLTEEAKRIHSTGFVFDGHNDLPWAIRTDFASSLDRADLSQHVPKLHTDIPRLRQGNVGAQFWSVYVPASASEDGTALLKTLEQIELVRAVVKRYPETFELARTASDVERIQKSGKIASLIGVEGGHCIEDSIENLRRLHKLGAGYMTLTHSDTLAWADAATDEEKHGGLTEFGEEVVREMNRLGMLIDLSHVSAETMKDALRITKAPVIFSHSSARAVADHPRNVPDDVLLLTRENGGVVMVNFFSGFVHPDSARKRANMFQVNRELREKYPNESEYKIARQRWDLENPIQRGSIHDVVDHIDHIVKVAGIDHVGIGSDYDGITLLPEQLDDVSTYPLITQEMLNRGYSASQIHQVMSGNLLRVMRQAESVAVQAP; encoded by the coding sequence ATGAGCCCGATGCGTCTTCGAACCGTCCCGACTTTGGTGTTGCTGCTCATCGTTGCCAGTTCGTCGTTGCCGCTGCGAGGCCTCACGTCCGTCGTGTGGGGAGACGAGCGACCTCGGGTTGTGCTGACGGAGGAAGCGAAGCGAATCCATTCCACAGGCTTTGTCTTCGATGGTCATAATGATCTTCCCTGGGCGATACGAACCGACTTTGCGTCCTCGCTGGATCGTGCTGATCTTTCACAGCATGTTCCCAAGCTGCATACCGATATCCCTCGCTTACGGCAGGGGAACGTCGGGGCTCAGTTCTGGTCTGTCTATGTACCCGCCTCCGCTTCGGAAGACGGAACGGCTCTTCTGAAGACGCTCGAGCAAATCGAACTCGTCCGGGCGGTCGTCAAACGATACCCCGAGACGTTCGAGCTGGCCCGTACGGCGTCGGATGTCGAACGGATCCAGAAGAGCGGAAAAATTGCGTCGCTGATAGGAGTGGAAGGGGGCCACTGCATCGAAGATTCGATCGAAAATCTTCGTCGACTGCACAAGCTGGGGGCAGGGTACATGACGCTGACCCATTCGGACACACTCGCCTGGGCGGATGCCGCGACCGATGAGGAAAAGCATGGTGGCCTGACGGAATTCGGCGAAGAAGTCGTCCGCGAGATGAACCGTCTGGGCATGTTGATCGATCTCTCGCACGTCTCGGCAGAGACGATGAAAGACGCGCTCCGCATTACGAAAGCTCCCGTCATTTTTTCGCATTCTTCCGCCCGCGCTGTCGCAGACCATCCTCGAAATGTTCCGGACGATGTGCTGCTGCTGACTAGAGAAAACGGTGGAGTTGTCATGGTGAATTTCTTTTCGGGATTCGTTCATCCCGACTCGGCTCGCAAACGAGCCAATATGTTTCAGGTCAATCGGGAACTTCGCGAGAAGTATCCCAACGAGTCCGAGTACAAGATTGCCCGGCAACGATGGGACCTCGAGAATCCCATCCAGCGAGGCAGTATTCATGATGTGGTTGACCATATTGACCACATCGTCAAAGTGGCGGGGATCGATCACGTCGGCATCGGATCCGACTACGATGGCATCACGTTACTTCCCGAACAGCTTGATGATGTTTCGACTTACCCGCTGATCACTCAGGAAATGCTGAATCGGGGCTACTCGGCCTCCCAAATCCATCAGGTCATGAGTGGCAATCTTCTCAGGGTGATGCGACAGGCCGAAAGTGTTGCCGTGCAGGCGCCGTGA
- a CDS encoding GNAT family N-acetyltransferase, translated as MTITVSRVAEEDRETALRLLFARFPQEEHSIRIEEALKSAQQGSLDLSGLLLARENDAPAGAALMMKQADCVALVWPPVISDQSIDAAEVEQALMRRLCEEIESSEAKLAQCLINPEDTSETELLRSAGFIHSADLFFMARHLSQEDRDDAGLQQETDQNELQSIAFSASTSDRFEGVIEQTYHQSLDCQFLNGLRTGKDAVTSHKLSGQFDPQHWQLYSAGPTDVGVLLMNPHFDQNGMELVYLGVVPGFRGRGIGRRMLQAGIRTAARAGLSMIFVAVDCGNAYANNLYSEMGFVELARRRVLVRPSAEVARK; from the coding sequence ATGACAATCACGGTTTCACGGGTCGCCGAAGAGGATCGCGAGACTGCGCTGCGACTGCTGTTCGCTCGATTCCCCCAGGAAGAGCATTCGATACGCATTGAGGAAGCTCTCAAATCGGCACAGCAGGGAAGTCTCGACCTAAGTGGATTACTGCTGGCCCGGGAGAACGATGCTCCGGCAGGAGCTGCGTTGATGATGAAGCAGGCAGACTGCGTCGCTCTCGTCTGGCCTCCTGTCATCAGTGACCAATCGATCGATGCCGCAGAAGTGGAACAGGCATTGATGAGAAGGCTCTGCGAAGAGATTGAGAGCTCAGAGGCCAAGCTGGCGCAGTGTCTGATCAATCCCGAGGACACATCCGAGACCGAGTTGCTTCGCAGCGCTGGCTTCATTCACAGCGCGGACCTGTTCTTCATGGCTCGTCATCTCTCACAGGAGGATAGGGATGATGCCGGGTTGCAGCAGGAGACCGATCAGAACGAACTTCAGAGTATTGCCTTCAGCGCATCCACTTCAGACCGATTCGAAGGTGTGATCGAGCAGACCTACCATCAGAGCCTTGACTGCCAATTCCTCAATGGACTGAGGACTGGTAAAGACGCTGTGACCAGTCACAAACTCTCTGGCCAATTCGATCCGCAACACTGGCAACTTTATTCGGCAGGGCCGACGGATGTGGGTGTGCTGTTGATGAACCCCCACTTCGATCAAAACGGAATGGAGCTAGTTTATTTAGGCGTTGTTCCCGGATTTCGTGGCCGGGGAATTGGAAGACGCATGTTGCAGGCAGGGATTCGCACTGCCGCCCGGGCGGGACTGAGCATGATCTTCGTGGCAGTGGACTGTGGAAACGCCTACGCAAACAATCTTTACAGCGAAATGGGGTTTGTGGAACTGGCGCGTCGACGTGTTCTTGTCAGACCTTCTGCTGAAGTGGCACGGAAGTAA
- a CDS encoding efflux RND transporter periplasmic adaptor subunit yields MNSLFLSGSLLLLLAAADPSDSITIEGAQLTLIEHAELSARESGVLSEIIVSEGKTIEADAPLAILDDQDAKLLKARAETEVEIARTHAENDLRIRFAKKSLDVARAELKRSLDSFNRFPNSVSQTELDRLKLLADKAELDVGLADIEVAQAKLTLKLKQHDLDRATLQLARRTIKAPFPGIVVQWKRQRGEWVDAATPVARFIRLNRLRAEGFLASKQATGSLVGRDVTFVVDGKKYQGKLNFVHPEIDPANQQVRLWAEIQNDDLSLRPGQIGKLEISAANPSH; encoded by the coding sequence ATGAATTCATTGTTTTTGAGTGGTTCCTTGCTGTTGCTGCTGGCAGCAGCCGATCCCTCCGACAGCATTACCATTGAAGGGGCACAGCTCACTCTGATTGAACATGCCGAACTCTCCGCGCGGGAGTCTGGCGTTCTGAGCGAGATCATCGTGTCAGAAGGAAAGACGATCGAGGCCGACGCCCCTCTGGCGATACTCGACGATCAGGACGCGAAGCTGCTGAAAGCCCGTGCGGAAACCGAGGTCGAGATTGCCCGCACACATGCCGAAAACGATCTGCGGATCCGCTTTGCCAAAAAGTCGCTGGACGTGGCGCGGGCAGAGTTGAAACGATCACTCGACTCGTTCAACAGGTTCCCCAACAGTGTCTCGCAAACTGAACTCGATCGACTCAAGTTGCTGGCCGACAAAGCAGAACTCGACGTCGGACTGGCTGACATCGAAGTGGCCCAGGCCAAATTGACTCTCAAGCTGAAGCAACATGATCTCGACCGGGCGACGCTGCAGCTCGCTCGGCGAACGATCAAGGCCCCCTTCCCCGGAATCGTCGTGCAGTGGAAGCGGCAGCGCGGTGAATGGGTCGATGCTGCGACCCCGGTCGCCCGGTTCATCCGATTGAATCGACTCCGCGCCGAAGGGTTTCTGGCATCAAAGCAGGCGACCGGTTCACTCGTCGGCCGTGACGTGACATTCGTCGTCGACGGCAAGAAGTACCAGGGGAAGTTGAACTTCGTCCACCCGGAAATCGACCCCGCGAACCAGCAAGTCCGACTCTGGGCGGAAATCCAGAACGACGATCTGTCACTTCGCCCCGGCCAGATCGGCAAGCTCGAAATCAGCGCCGCCAATCCGAGTCACTAA